The following coding sequences lie in one Paroedura picta isolate Pp20150507F chromosome 10, Ppicta_v3.0, whole genome shotgun sequence genomic window:
- the CHRNA9 gene encoding neuronal acetylcholine receptor subunit alpha-9 isoform X1: MKAGSGIHIGCLYLVSSAWLICGAHAAQGKYAQMLFNELFEDYSNALRPVEDTDTVLNVTLQITLSQIKDMDERNQILTAYLWIRQTWYDAYLKWDKDKYDGLDSIRIPSNLVWRPDIVLYNKADDDFSEPVNTNIVLRYDGKITWDAPAITKSSCVVDVSYFPFDSQECNLTFGSWTYNGNQVDIFNFLDSGDLSDFIEDVEWEIHGMPAIKSVITYGCCSEPYPDVTFTLILKRKSSFYIFNLLLPCLLISFLAPLGFYLPADSGEKVSLGVTVLLALTVFQLMVAESMPPSENVPLIGKYYIATMTMITASTALTIIIMNIHYCGSGAKPVPQWARVVILDYMSKIFFVYDVGENCTSLQRAEDHDSKPRKTDTCPREEEIYEGGRRSLVKIKSNSSGLRKKLPGDGNEGYGAPCENARDIVSCCSCYKILIKNIEYIANCIRRHKANHAKGVEWKKVAKVMDRFFMWIFFMMVFFMSVLIIGKAL; this comes from the exons GTGCTCATGCAGCACAAGGGAAATATGCCCAAATGCTCTTCAATGAACTTTTTGAAGACTATTCAAATGCTCTTAGACCAGTGGAAGATACGGACACAGTACTGAACGTCACCCTCCAGATCACACTTTCCCAAATTAAAGATATG GATGAACGAAACCAAATTTTAACAGCCTACTTATGGATTCGACAGACTTGGTATGATGCCTATCTGAAGTGGGACAAGGATAAATACGACGGGCTGGATTCTATCCGAATTCCCAGCAACCTTGTATGGAGGCCGGACATTGTGCTATACAACAA ggccgATGATGATTTTTCCGAGCCCGTGAACACCAACATTGTATTGCGGTATGACGGAAAAATTACTTGGGATGCACCGGCTATAACAAAGAGCTCGTGCGTGGTGGATGTCTCTTACTTCCCCTTTGACAGCCAGGAGTGCAATCTCACCTTTGGTTCCTGGACCTATAATGGTAACCAGGTGGATATATTCAATTTCTTAGACAGTGGTGACCTCTCTGACTTCATTGAAGATGTGGAATGGGAGATTCACGGCATGCCGGCCATTAAGAGCGTGATCACTTACGGCTGCTGCTCAGAGCCTTATCCAGATGTCACGTTCACTCTTATTTTGAAGAGGAAATCGTCTTTCTACATTTTTAACCTCCTCCTCCCTTGCCTTCTGATCTCTTTCCTGGCTCCACTGGGATTCTACCTACCAGCAGACTCTGGAGAAAAAGTTTCTCTCGGAGTTACGGTTCTGCTGGCTCTAACCGTGTTCCAGCTAATGGTTGCGGAGAGCATGCCTCCTTCGGAAAATGTACCCTTGATCG GTAAATATTACATTGCTACTATGACAATGATCACGGCGTCTACAGCACTGACCATCATTATAATGAATATTCACTACTGCGGATCAGGAGCCAAGCCTGTCCCACAATGGGCAAGGGTGGTTATTTTGGACTACATGTCCAAGATCTTCTTTGTTTATGACGTGGGCGAAAACTGTACAAGCCTGCAACGAGCGGAAGACCACGACTCAAAGCCGAGGAAAACCGATACGTGTCCACGAGAGGAAGAAATATACGAAGGGGGAAGGAGATCCCTCGTGAAGATCAAAAGCAACAGTAGCGGCCTCAGAAAGAAACTGCCTGGGGATGGGAACGAGGGATACGGAGCCCCATGTGAAAATGCAAGGGATATTGTCAGCTGCTGCTCGTGTTACAAAATACTGATTAAGAACATTGAATACATCGCAAATTGCATAAGGCGCCACAAAGCCAACCACGCCAAAGGAGTGGAGTGGAAAAAAGTGGCGAAAGTGATGGACAGGTTCTTCATGTGGATTTTTTTCATGATGGTCTTTTTCATGAGTGTTCTGATTATCGGCAAAGCGCTTTAA
- the CHRNA9 gene encoding neuronal acetylcholine receptor subunit alpha-9 isoform X2, with the protein MLFNELFEDYSNALRPVEDTDTVLNVTLQITLSQIKDMDERNQILTAYLWIRQTWYDAYLKWDKDKYDGLDSIRIPSNLVWRPDIVLYNKADDDFSEPVNTNIVLRYDGKITWDAPAITKSSCVVDVSYFPFDSQECNLTFGSWTYNGNQVDIFNFLDSGDLSDFIEDVEWEIHGMPAIKSVITYGCCSEPYPDVTFTLILKRKSSFYIFNLLLPCLLISFLAPLGFYLPADSGEKVSLGVTVLLALTVFQLMVAESMPPSENVPLIGKYYIATMTMITASTALTIIIMNIHYCGSGAKPVPQWARVVILDYMSKIFFVYDVGENCTSLQRAEDHDSKPRKTDTCPREEEIYEGGRRSLVKIKSNSSGLRKKLPGDGNEGYGAPCENARDIVSCCSCYKILIKNIEYIANCIRRHKANHAKGVEWKKVAKVMDRFFMWIFFMMVFFMSVLIIGKAL; encoded by the exons ATGCTCTTCAATGAACTTTTTGAAGACTATTCAAATGCTCTTAGACCAGTGGAAGATACGGACACAGTACTGAACGTCACCCTCCAGATCACACTTTCCCAAATTAAAGATATG GATGAACGAAACCAAATTTTAACAGCCTACTTATGGATTCGACAGACTTGGTATGATGCCTATCTGAAGTGGGACAAGGATAAATACGACGGGCTGGATTCTATCCGAATTCCCAGCAACCTTGTATGGAGGCCGGACATTGTGCTATACAACAA ggccgATGATGATTTTTCCGAGCCCGTGAACACCAACATTGTATTGCGGTATGACGGAAAAATTACTTGGGATGCACCGGCTATAACAAAGAGCTCGTGCGTGGTGGATGTCTCTTACTTCCCCTTTGACAGCCAGGAGTGCAATCTCACCTTTGGTTCCTGGACCTATAATGGTAACCAGGTGGATATATTCAATTTCTTAGACAGTGGTGACCTCTCTGACTTCATTGAAGATGTGGAATGGGAGATTCACGGCATGCCGGCCATTAAGAGCGTGATCACTTACGGCTGCTGCTCAGAGCCTTATCCAGATGTCACGTTCACTCTTATTTTGAAGAGGAAATCGTCTTTCTACATTTTTAACCTCCTCCTCCCTTGCCTTCTGATCTCTTTCCTGGCTCCACTGGGATTCTACCTACCAGCAGACTCTGGAGAAAAAGTTTCTCTCGGAGTTACGGTTCTGCTGGCTCTAACCGTGTTCCAGCTAATGGTTGCGGAGAGCATGCCTCCTTCGGAAAATGTACCCTTGATCG GTAAATATTACATTGCTACTATGACAATGATCACGGCGTCTACAGCACTGACCATCATTATAATGAATATTCACTACTGCGGATCAGGAGCCAAGCCTGTCCCACAATGGGCAAGGGTGGTTATTTTGGACTACATGTCCAAGATCTTCTTTGTTTATGACGTGGGCGAAAACTGTACAAGCCTGCAACGAGCGGAAGACCACGACTCAAAGCCGAGGAAAACCGATACGTGTCCACGAGAGGAAGAAATATACGAAGGGGGAAGGAGATCCCTCGTGAAGATCAAAAGCAACAGTAGCGGCCTCAGAAAGAAACTGCCTGGGGATGGGAACGAGGGATACGGAGCCCCATGTGAAAATGCAAGGGATATTGTCAGCTGCTGCTCGTGTTACAAAATACTGATTAAGAACATTGAATACATCGCAAATTGCATAAGGCGCCACAAAGCCAACCACGCCAAAGGAGTGGAGTGGAAAAAAGTGGCGAAAGTGATGGACAGGTTCTTCATGTGGATTTTTTTCATGATGGTCTTTTTCATGAGTGTTCTGATTATCGGCAAAGCGCTTTAA